ACATTGACGTCATCATCAACCAGTGGTGCCTGCCCTTCCACGTCACCAGGCTGTGCCGGAAAGCCATGAAAGGCCTGCCCTGCCGCCTGCTGGCCGTCCACCACAACGCCCCGGACTGCAACGCCCGGCTGGAAGGCCTCCGGATGCGCATCGCCCGGACGGGAAACCCGGTCAACAGGGCGTTCCTGCGCCTTCTGCTGAAAGGCTGCTCCATGGCTACCGGTGCCAGCCTGCGTTACGTTTACGCCCACAGCGACCGTTACATCCTCCTTTCTGACAGTTTCCACCAGGCCTTCCGGAACATCACCGGACTGAAGGATACCGGAAAACTTCTGACGATTCCCAACCCCATTACCGTGGAAAATCCGGAATTCCGCTATGATCCGGCCCTCAAGAAAAAGGAGGTTCTCTTTGTCGGACGGCTGGAACCCAACCAGAAACGGGTCTCCCGCGTGCTGGAAACATGGGCGCTGCTGGAACCCCGCTTCCCGGACTGGACTCTCCGCCTGGTGGGAGACGGCCCGGAAAAACGCTCCCTTCAGGAATTCTGCACGGAACACCGCCTGAAGCACGTCTCCTTTGAAGGCTTCCAAAATCCGGCTCCGTATTACGAACAGGCTTCCCTCCTTCTTCTGGCCTCCGAATATGAAGGGCTGCCTCTCGCTATGGTGGAAGCCATGTCTTTCGGAGTTTCCCCCATCGTTTACGGAAGCTTTTCCGCCGCCTATGACCTGGTGGACCACGGCAAGGACGGCTGCATCCTGCCCGCAGCCGGAGGGTTCCAGGCGCGCCGGATGGCGGAAATGGCCGCAGGGCTGATGCAGGAACCGGCCGCCCTGCACGCCATGGCGCGGAAAACCGTAGCCAAAAGCCGGAAATTCACGCGGGAGCACATCATCCCCCAGTGGGAAGAAGTCTTCCGCCCACACGCCTCCTGAACCCGCTTTCCCTCCCCCTCTCTCTACATGGAACAGACCCGGAACAAAACGGACATCGCATTCACCGTCAGCGGCAGGCTCGCCGTATCCTGCGCCGTGGCCTACATGGCGCTCCCGACCATCCTTTTCCTGCTGGGATGGGTCAGGCCCCTGTTCTCCGTTCCGGCCGCTGCGGCCGTAGCCGCGGCAGCCGTCCTGCTGAGCGCAACAATCCCGGCCCCCACGCTTCATTTCACCAGGCGCCAGATGGCC
This region of Akkermansia muciniphila genomic DNA includes:
- a CDS encoding glycosyltransferase, giving the protein MNILFLLGKFPSVGGVETVTAILANEFSARGHAVHVVSFEQVTETPTPALDDRVTLHRLSYPVSSRANRDALRDILASSHIDVIINQWCLPFHVTRLCRKAMKGLPCRLLAVHHNAPDCNARLEGLRMRIARTGNPVNRAFLRLLLKGCSMATGASLRYVYAHSDRYILLSDSFHQAFRNITGLKDTGKLLTIPNPITVENPEFRYDPALKKKEVLFVGRLEPNQKRVSRVLETWALLEPRFPDWTLRLVGDGPEKRSLQEFCTEHRLKHVSFEGFQNPAPYYEQASLLLLASEYEGLPLAMVEAMSFGVSPIVYGSFSAAYDLVDHGKDGCILPAAGGFQARRMAEMAAGLMQEPAALHAMARKTVAKSRKFTREHIIPQWEEVFRPHAS